Proteins from one Camelina sativa cultivar DH55 chromosome 8, Cs, whole genome shotgun sequence genomic window:
- the LOC104708856 gene encoding E3 ubiquitin-protein ligase UPL4 isoform X3: MGDFTRLTVSTSHLLQRVAISTVVNICRKLPSESPSPFMDAVPILCNILQYEDRQLVENVAICLTKIADQVSESPAMLDQLCRHGLIHQSTHLLNLNSRTTLSQPVYNGVIGLLRKLSSGSTLAFRTLYELNIGYRLKEIMSTYDISHSVSSTHVINACSSNQVHEVLKLVIELLPASSVEDNQLALEKESFLVNQPDLLQQFGTDMVPVMIQVLNSGATVYVSYGCLSAIHKLTCLSKSGDLVKLLKNANISSVLAGILSRKDHHVVVVALQLAEVLLEKYSDTFLNSFIKEGVFFAIEALLNSDRAQQNPVSGFIQGSSDLSQKPATKEIVKCLCQSFGKSLSSSLQTCKIDTDTVNILATRIKESFFGPEVFNSEKGLTDVLQDLKVLSEALSALMTVPIDAHVLHDEKFFSIWNQIRERLNGRESVSTFEFTESGVVKSLADYLSNGLYQRKLSKGDPECDTLPFVGKRFEVFTRLLWSDGEATPSVLIEKLQNSLSSLENFPIVLSQFLKQRNSFAAIPNGRCTTYPCLRVRFQKAEGETTLRDYSQDFVTVDPLCYFDAVNQYMWPKVNLEPVESVEAKDQAIECQSSQLQSTSISCQGESSSPMEIDSAPSDAPQFQGSQVEDQMQLPVLSSGSEQQKASSSEKEDALPRLLFRLEGLELDRSLTVYQAILLHKLKSESETTNGSKLSGPHYITYERAAQLGDSSKNLVPPESIEDDEYRSFLSYLFYHRLALRLKGSSPPAYDILFLLKSLEGMNRYLFHLISLGRITAFGEGRLENLDDLMVLVRPVAHSEFVSSKLTEKLEQQLRDSFAVSTCGLPPWFNDLMDSCPFLFSFEVKSKYFRLAAFGSQKIHHHPQHLSNSNGEGRPVTGSLPRKKFLACREKILESAAKMMELYGNQKVVIEVEYSEEVGTGLGPTLEFYTLVSRAFQNPELGMWRSDCSSLVGKPSEHSGVLASPSGLFPRPWSGTSAASSDVLQKFVLLGTVVAKALQDGRVLDLPFSKAFYKLILGQELSSFDIHFVDPALCKTLVELQALARRRKVFAEAQGNSRAAKCDLSFHGTKIEDLCLEFALPGYTDYDLAPHSDNDMVNLDNLEEYIKAIVNATVYSGIQKQVEAFRSGFNQVFPIEHLRIFDEEELETMLCGERDLFNMNEVLDHIKFDHGYTSSSPPVENLLEILHEFDKEQQRAFLQFVTGSPRLPHGGLASLNPKLTIVRKHGSDSSETDLPSVMTCANYLKLPPYSSKEKMKEKLMYAITEGQGSFHLS, from the exons ATGGGTGACTTTACAAGACTTACCGTTTCAACATCGCATTTGCTTCAGAGAGTCGCAATTTCTACTGTGGTCAATATATGTAGGAAGCTTCCATCTGAGTCTCCCTCGCCTTTCATGGATGCTGTTcctatattatgtaatattcttCAATACGAAGATCGACAG TTGGTTGAGAATGTGGCTATTTGCTTGACAAAAATAGCAGATCAAGTTAGTGAGTCACCTGCAATGTTGGATCAACTGTGTCGTCATGGACTAATTCATCAATCAACACATCTCTTAAACTTGAATAGCCGCACTACCCTGTCTCAACCTGTTTACAAT GGTGTGATTGGATTGCTGAGAAAACTTTCTTCTGGTTCAACTTTAGCTTTCAGAACGTTATACGAACTTAACATTGGCTACAGATTAAAAGAAATCATGTCAACGTATGACATTTCTCATTCAGTGTCTTCTACACATGTTATCAATGCATGCTCCTCCAATCAg GTGCATGAAGTCTTGAAGTTGGTAATTGAGCTTCTTCCAGCTTCATCCGTTGAGGATAATCAGCTGGCATTGGAAAAGGAAAGTTTTCTTGTCAATCAGCCTGATCTTTTGCAACAATTTGGAACTGACATGGTTCCTGTTATGATTCAG GTGCTAAACTCTGGAGCTACCGTATATGTTTCTTATGGTTGCCTATCAGCAATTCACAAGCTGACTTGCTTGAGTAAGTCAGGCGATCTTGTCAAGTTGCTTAAGAACGCCAACATTTCAAG TGTTTTGGCTGGTATCTTGTCGAGGAAGGATCATCATGTGGTTGTAGTAGCATTGCAGCTGGCAGAAGTGCTTCTTGAGAAATACAGTGATACTTTTTTGAATTCCTTTATTAAGGAAGGTGTTTTTTTCGCTATTGAAGCACTTTTAAATTCTGATAGAGCGCAACAAAATCCGGTATCTGGTTTCATTCAGGGATCATCTGACCTTTCACAAAAGCCTGCTACGAAAGAGATTGTGAAATGCTTGTGCCAATCCTTTGGAAAATCACTATCCTCTTCTTTACAAACATGTAAGATTGACACTGATACTGTCAACATTCTTGCAACACGTATCAAGGAGAGTTTCTTTGGACCTGAGGTATTCAACTCTGAGAAAGGCTTGACAGATGTCCTTCAAGACCTCAAGGTATTGTCGGAAGCACTTAGCGCTTTGATGACTGTACCCATTGATGCACATGTCCTGCATGATGAGAAATTCTTCTCAATATGGAACCAAATCAGGGAAAGGCTGAATGGAAGGGAATCTGTGTCCACTTTTGAATTTACAGAGAGTGGAGTTGTAAAGTCACTGGCTGATTATCTCTCTAATGGACTCTATCAACGGAAACTTAGCAAAGGGGATCCTGAATGTGATACTTTACCGTTTGTTGGTAAGAGATTTGAGGTGTTCACAAGATTACTTTGGTCTGATGGTGAGGCAACTCCATCCGTGTTAATAGAGAAGCTCCAAAATTCCTTATCTTCTCTGGAAAACTTCCCAATCGTCTTAAGTCAATTCTTGAAGCAAAGGAACTCATTTGCAGCTATTCCGAATGGGCGTTGCACAACTTATCCATGCCTAAGAGTTCGTTTTCAGAAAGCAGAGGGGGAGACGACTTTGCGTGATTACTCCCAAGACTTTGTTACTGTTGACCCACTGTGCTATTTCGATGCTGTCAATCAATACATGTGGCCTAAAGTGAATTTAGAACCAGTAGAGTCTGTGGAAGCAAAAGATCAAGCTATAGAATGCCAATCTTCTCAGTTGCAGTCAACTTCAATATCTTGTCAAGGTGAAAGCTCAAGTCCTATGGAGATTGACAGTGCACCTTCTGATGCACCTCAGTTTCAG GGATCTCAAGTGGAAGATCAGATGCAGCTTCCAGTGCTGTCTAGTGGTTCAGAACAACAAAAAGCTTCCTCCTCTGAAAAGGAGGATGCGCTGCCTAGACTTTTGTTTCGTCTCGAAGGGCTTGAACTAGACCGCTCTTTGACTGTATACCAGGCTATTCTCTTGCACAAACTTAAATCAGAAAGTGAAACTACCAACGGTTCAAAGCTTAGTGGACCCCACTACATCACTTATGAAAGGGCTGCACAACTTGGGGATTCTAGTAAAAATCTGGTTCCACCCGAATCTATAGAAGACGACGAGTATCGCTCGTTCTTATCCTACTTGTTTTACCATAGACTAGCTTTGCGCCTCAAGGGGTCAAGTCCTCCTGCCTATGACATATTGTTCCTGCTTAAGAGTCTGGAGGGCATGAACAGATATCTTTTTCACCTGATTTCTCTTGGGAGGATTACTGCTTTTGGCGAAGGTAGGCTGGAGAATTTGGATGATCTGATGGTGCTAGTTCGTCCTGTGGCACATTCTGAATTTGTTAGCAGTAAGCTTACAGAGAAGTTAGAGCAGCAGCTTCGTGATTCTTTTGCTGTGTCAACTTGCGGTCTGCCACCATGGTTTAATGATCTAATGGATTCATGTCCATTTCTGTTTAGTTTTGAAGTCAAATCAAAATACTTCCGACTTGCAGCCTTTGGTTCACAGAAAATCCACCATCACCCACAGCACCTTAGCAATTCAAATGGTGAAGGGCGCCCAGTAACTGGCAGTTTACCGCGTAAAAAGTTCTTAGCTTGCCGTGAAAAAATTCTAGAGTCTGCTGCAAAAATGATGGAGTTATACGGCAACCAGAAGGTGGTCATTGAGGTTGAATACAGTGAAGAAGTCGGAACTGGTCTTGGGCCAACGCTGGAGTTCTATACGCTAGTCAGTAGGGCATTTCAAAATCCGGAACTTGGTATGTGGAGGAGTGATTGTAGTTCCTTGGTTGGAAAGCCAAGCGAACACTCAGGGGTTTTGGCCTCTCCTTCAGGACTCTTTCCACGCCCTTGGTCAGGTACATCAGCTGCTTCTTCAGATGTGCTGCAGAAATTTGTTCTACTGGGGACAGTGGTAGCAAAGGCTCTACAAGATGGACGAGTCTTAGACCTTCCTTTTTCCAAAGCCTTCTATAAACTAATCCTCGGACAG GAGTTGAGTTCATTTGACATCCACTTTGTTGACCCTGCACTTTGTAAAACACTGGTGGAATTGCAAGCTCTGGCCCGTAGGAGAAAGGTTTTCGCAGAAGCACAGGGTAATTCTCGAGCAGCCAAGTGTGATTTAAGTTTCCATGGAACAAAAATTGAGGACCTTTGTCTTGAATTTGCGTTGCCTGGCTACACGGACTATGATCTCGCTCCCCATTCTGATAATGATATG GTAAATTTGGATAACCTCGAGGAATATATCAAGGCTATTGTCAATGCCACAGTATATAGTGGGATCCAAAAACAGGTTGAAGCATTTCGGTCTGGATTTAACCAA GTTTTCCCTATTGAACATCTTCGGATTTTCGATGAAGAGGAGCTGGAAACAATGTTGTGTGGAGAACGCGATCTTTTTAAT ATGAATGAAGTCTTGGATCACATCAAGTTTGATCATGGATATACTTCTAGCAGCCCACCAGttgaaaat TTATTGGAGATTCTGCATGAGTTTGACAAGGAGCAACAACGAGCGTTTCTGCAATTCGTAACAGGATCTCCCCGGCTACCTCATGGCGGTTTAGCATCTCTCAATCCTAAACTAACAATTGTCCGCAAG CATGGTAGCGATTCTTCAGAGACTGACCTGCCTAGTGTGATGACATGCGCCAATTATCTGAAGCTTCCACCTTATTCTTCCAAA gagaagatgaaggagaaacTGATGTATGCCATAACTGAAGGTCAAGGTTCCTTCCATCTCTCTTAA